A stretch of the Lolium perenne isolate Kyuss_39 chromosome 3, Kyuss_2.0, whole genome shotgun sequence genome encodes the following:
- the LOC127341162 gene encoding NADH-cytochrome b5 reductase-like protein, producing MAALLMRRLAGSYRGRAPLAATAAAAAGGAALFFASSTPTVAHMEEKGEEAAAKVALNPDKWLEFKLQEKATVSHDSQLFRFSFDPSTKLGLDVASCLVTRAPIGQEVEGRRKFVIRPYTPISDPDSKGHFDLLIKVYPDGKMSQHFANLKPGDVLEVKGPIEKLRYSPNMKRHIGMIAGGTGITPMLQVVRAILKNPDDNTQVSLIYANVSPDDILLKRELDRLASSYPNFKVFYTVDKPSSDWRAGVGYISKDMVLKGLPGPGEDSLILVCGPPGLMNHISGDKAKDRSQGEVTGLLKDLGYTADMVYKF from the exons ATGGCGGCTCTGCTGATGCGACGGCTCGCCGGGTCGTACCGCGGCCGCGCGCCGCTCGctgcaaccgccgccgccgccgctggtggGGCGGCGCTCTTCTTCGCCTCGTCGACCCCCACCGTC GCGcacatggaggagaagggggaagAGGCCGCTGCTAAAGTTG CACTTAACCCTGACAAGTGGTTGGAATTCAAGCTCCAAGAGAAGGCAACAGTTAGCCATGACTCACAGCTATTCAG ATTTTCATTTGACCCATCTACTAAGTTGGGCCTGGATGTTGCTTCGTGTCTCGTAACAAG GGCCCCCATAGGTCAGGAAGTGGAGGGAAGAAGAAAATTCGTTATTCGCCC GTACACCCCTATCTCTGACCCTGATTCTAAAGGACACTTTGACCTATTAATCAAG GTTTATCCTGATGGGAAAATGAGTCAGCATTTTGCTAACTTGAAGCCAGGAGATGTTCTCGAAGTCAAAGG GCCCATTGAAAAGCTCAGATATAGCCCAAATATGAAAAGACACATTGGCATG ATCGCTGGTGGTACTGGCATAACGCCAATGCTGCAGGTTGTCAGGGCCATCCTCAAAAACCCTGATGACAACACTCAG GTTTCCTTGATTTACGCCAATGTGTCGCCAGACGATATCTTGCTGAAAAGGGAATTAGACAGACTTGCCAGCAGCTATCCTAATTTCAAG GTATTTTATACAGTTGACAAACCATCAAGTGATTGGAGGGCTGGTGTTGGCTACATATCAAAGGACATGGTTTTGAAAGGTTTGCCAGGCCCAGGGGAGGATTCTCTTATTCTT GTTTGTGGTCCTCCTGGACTGATGAATCACATATCTGGAGATAAGGCCAAGGATAGATCACAGGGCGAG gtcacTGGCCTTCTCAAAGATTTAGGATACACAGCTGATATGGTGTACAAATTTTGA